ACGACAAATGAGATGGGTCCAAGTACAAAACCATACAGTATGCAGTCTAATCACTTTGCAAGGACTACAACAATGTAACAGAACCAACCAACCAAATATTAAGCCATTTAAATTGTCCCAATAAAGTTACAGTGCCAATGACATCGATAGCACGATCCTTACACATAGAACGAGGTAAGAAtgcataaaaaaagacaacaactaACCCCAATTTGGAAACAATACTGCCAGGAAGTATACTGTGAATGAAAGTGATCCGAGCAATCGCCGGGATTGTATTATAAAACGTAAACTAGGGTCAACCAAtgtcagaaacattttgtaAGTCACCTTCGCCTTGCCGGTGGACTACGCCGCCTGTAATCATCTCGGTCTCGGGGGCGCCTGCTCCACGATGGCGGTGCGCCGCGGGTGCGACTGCGTTTCTCCCCATTGGACAGCTCTACTCGCACACGGCAACCACATAGAGTTCtagacagaggaaaaacaacacatagGAGGTGAAAAATTGTCTCCACAACATCATTGCAACTGTGTCACCCACACACAGTTGTTCTCACGTCTTACCTCCCATCAAGCTCTCGCACGGCATCAGTAGCATCTCTGGGGTCTTCAAATTCTACAAAGGCGAACCCTGGGGGGTTCCGCGCCACCCACACACTGCGGAGAGGCCCGTAGTAACTAAACGACCTTTCTAACTCGGTCTTGTTTCCGTTGTTGCCCAGATTTCCAACGTAGACCTTGCAGTCAAGTGGACATTCGCGGTGCATGACTGGGATCTGTAGACTGGGAAAAACAAGTTTAACATTTAAGGAAGCAATTATGTTCGAGATCATTGTACTGGTTGAAGTAGTGTTTGCAACCTTGTTAAATCTACAGCCGGTTGTGTTAAGAGAATTAATCTAAACATTACAGACAAGGTAAATTACTCAAAGTGGAACATTTTCAATTGACTGCAACATTCGAATCAGTCAAAAGTCCATCGATTAGATAAAGCACTGATGTTTGGCTTGTTCGACGTTAGTTGCAAATTTGTTTGTATAAATTGATAATCGCATTTACGATCTTATTTCTTGTCAAATAAAGACATGTTCAGAGAGGGGAAGGAAGGGTTCGGgtcgggtggggtgggggggggaagctATTAGCCTTAGCTTACAAAGCCATTGTTCCAACTGTCTCCCAGCAAACAAAACATCAATGGGTAACGTTTCAGATATTTGTTATACCAATTAGCTCTGCTCCACCGcattcattaaaatatattgcaTACATAAAacggcaggttttttttttcccgccgaCGGTATTGTTTCGTCTCCTCGAAGCTAAAGGCTAGCTCGAGCGAGCTAAAATGGCCGTCGCCTTTTTCAAGGCCTCGTCCTCCGGCAACAGAAAATCTTAAAAATGGTTCACATTCTCACCAACTCACCGGAGCAGTACAACGCGTGTTGCTAAGCTAGAATCTTAGTTAACACTCTAAAACAAAGATCCGTACCTTATCGATGTTACTAAGAGGTTTGCTGGGGTCTGGGCTTCTTCGAACGCGAGGTACTTCCTTGCTGGTGTCGATGGAAAATGGCGTGTTTTCTCCTAGTTCGGGCGCTGTTAGCCTCGGGAGGGCGGGGGCAAGCGGATCTTTCTCGctcataaaagaaaatggaactgCAAGCTTTTCATACGACTCCGCTCATTTAGCCAGCGTTATTGTAAAGTGTATTTACTGTTTCAACAAATTAATCCGTTTCATTTTACACACTGGAAGTCCAGGATAGAGAAAAGGACGCTTcgatataaaaacaaaacaaaacaccacatttttttttcaagccacttatcctcactccaTAGCTCGTCATTTTGAAACTGACCACATATTGAttctttagaaaaataaaagcatgaaaTATAAGTAGCCTACATAAAAAATGTACTGTGTACGGTATGTAGGAAaccatcatcttcttttcctttcggcttgtcccattaggggtcaccatacACTAATACAATGATGACTTGAGgacaaatgtgcacattttAGGACAACAGAAATAAGTGAAGATTCGATCCATCCTTGATTGGTCTGCTCTGCACACAActctgtaaaagtgccatccatataaaactcaaCGGCCGCACTACCATTacactttcatattaaggtggaggccgcaaaatatcatctcgcGGGCCGCAAATGGCTCGCGGGGTGCACCTTTGAGACCCCCGTTTTAAAAGCGCTGACATGGTTGTGATGTATCACATAAATCGGACATGTCAGCATGGGCACAACAcacagtaaatattttgtgaGTGAAATCTCAAATCAAACAACATGGTAAATATTTTATGAGTTGAAATATCTCAAATCAAACCGTAAAGCCAAATCTTGGTCGTTTTATTTCAAACACATgagtataaatgtatttttctgctAAACACGGACGGACACAAACGGACCTCCATACACGGCTCATGTTCCCCACGGTAAGACAATTTGTGATCCAGTTCTTTCTTTTGTGCAAGAGTACTTTATGTTTTGCCTGAGCGATGAAtgtgcgtattaaaaaaaaaaaaaaaaatagaatgaacTTGCACATTTCTTCCTGGACAGAGGAAGCAGTTTATTAAACTAAATGGGGATTTGTTGAAATCAcatgaaaattgaaatgaaactctCCTCTGAGTTCATCTGTCTTTGTTGTTATTGCCCAGGTCAGCCTGGATCTTCCTGTTGGCCTCCATCATGAGCTGACAGGCCTTCTTGTGTTTAGGCCAATGTTTCACCTGACATTCCCTATGAAAAGCATCCGGGAGATCAAAAATCATTTGACAGCTTGCGTACGTCACGGGACAAGCGTCCTGTCGGTGGACGCCCCGTACCTGTGACAGTACCACTCCCCTTGGCATCGGGAGCATCTCTTCGCAGCCTCTCTCCCGCAACAGCCACACTTTGGTTTCTCGGGGAGCAAATTCTCCAGCATGTCCAAATTGTACGTCTGCGCCAACCTGGTCGGAGAAAAGCAATTATCGCTCgagaaaatggaaaactttGCTTCCCACGTCTTTGTCCTTAAGTCtgctatttgtatttatttaatttatgtaGTAGTACCTCTGCGCCTGCAGCCTCAGGTCCTTTTCAGAGGCGTTAAATGTTTCTTTGACTTGGTACTTGGCGATGGCCTTCCATTTATCGGAATTCTCCCTCACGATGTGGTTCCACATTTCGGGAATCTACAAGCAAAAAAACATAACAGGATGGGGACAGATTGTTTATAATAGAAGGAAAGCACTGCTTCAACATTAGGAATAAACAATTTAATGAGATCCAGTTCAATATTGTAAGCTAGGAACACcataaaccacaggtgtcaaactcaaggcccgggggccagatccggtccgccccgcgattttatgtggcccgcccaGGCAACTCATGTGTataaacttccatgatttttgttcaaatctgtaccaacatcTCCAATTGTTATATAAAAAATGATGAGAgattgcaagcgtttttgtgtcaccaaacgtcaacaatacagtgaatactcggttctcgaacgtctccgttctcgaacaacTCTGTTTTTGAACgcaaatttcaagatttttttgtgcttctgtttttgaacgaaaatcggtactacTAACGGatgcgacaaaacccggaaataacatgtTGCGCAGAGCCCGACCAGTTGACCCACGAcgggctttgttgtgaattcccgcGCTGCCAAAAACTTTGAAATAAGGTAACctgcgcggcccgaccagctgacccacaacgcgcattgttattgtgaattcgaccgcaccgcgaaaaaacccggaaataacataacgcgcgcggcccgaccagctgatccacgacgcgcgttgttattgtgtataacgcagcctctgtacgcagacgtgggagatatcgattcagttttcgaacaaatcagttcttgaaccgccttctggaacggattgtggttgagaaccgaggttgtgctgtactggaaaaacccattacccttgattacTGATTCTAAAACTGTGTATATGGAatgatgggtcaattcaagCTTTTGATGTTTTCACAGTCGTAATGGCCCTcggacagaaaccgtaactacaatgtggactgcgctaaaaatgagtttgacacccctgccttagacagattgtcccagctgacttttggtgaGAGAAACTGGTGCATGCTGTAGTGGTTGCCACAGCTGATCTTttggcaagaacaaaaacaaaaaaaaaaaacatgcaaattgtaCCTGCTCTAAAACGAGTTCCTTCTTCGGAGGTTCAGGGTCTGTCACGGCGAGATGAGCCAGGACCCGCTGGAGGTCCGCCAAGTTGGGCAGCTGGTCGATCAACACCTCGGTCAGGAAACTGCGCAGCTGCGAAACGTAGCGGGACGATTATGGCGGGGAATGCAAAAAGCACGACCGTCACCACAAAAACTAATGAGCACATAAGCAATGAGGAAGTTGATGgaggtgtcatgagcaagagcAGGTggcgtttttgtcactggcatttgccagttcattgccctgagttagtgcgttgtattcactgacagtCGAAATCTCCACcgctgaaaatagtgtagtgttgagctatcctcgtcacagcgtttcCGTGCCACcgcagtttagtcctgtcttagtttatttttcatagtcatagtcaagtccGAGTTCATGTTTCCtcgtttgtctcctagtcatcagacctcgcttcacgtttttCCTACCCTGTTTTTGCTTAgcattttgtgcctctgccttctcgcgACCGCTTACACCGTGTACGACCTCGGCtctgaataaaactacgcctaacatcatgccctcgtctcggagtcctgcattcgggtccATCCCTGCACCGAAGGTTCGTGACAGAAGGTTAAGATCGTGTGCTTGTACGGTGATGAGCGGGAAGTTGGTGAGTACCGTCAAAATAACAGAAGACTCTGATGAGTGCTTAGCAAcattagtcatttttcacagaggggAAAGATTATATGCTTGCAAATATTGTTACTATATCATCGGTTGACAAGTGTTCCTGGACTGATTGTGCTTAAATATCCGTTTGTGTAAATGTTATTACACAGTAATATCAATACGAGTTTTGTTAGCGTATCTAAAGTGTTTTACATTATTAGCTTTAAGCTGTCAGTGCCAATGGCGTTTATACAAGTCAAATATACTTTGTAACTGGGACAGCAAGGCTTAgttatctttgttttatgtttagtttcgCAGTACTTAGCTCAACCGGGTGTGGCAGTAAATAGCTT
This portion of the Syngnathoides biaculeatus isolate LvHL_M chromosome 10, ASM1980259v1, whole genome shotgun sequence genome encodes:
- the srsf3b gene encoding serine/arginine-rich splicing factor 3b, which encodes MHRECPLDCKVYVGNLGNNGNKTELERSFSYYGPLRSVWVARNPPGFAFVEFEDPRDATDAVRELDGRTLCGCRVRVELSNGEKRSRTRGAPPSWSRRPRDRDDYRRRSPPARRRSPRRRSFSRSRSRSFSRDRRRERSLSRDRNHKPSRSFSRSRSRSRSNDRK